ATTATGCTCATTGAGAAGCCAAAAGTGAGCTGAATGAAGGTAAAGGTCAGAACCTACTGCTTTCCCTTTAACCCAGTCACACACcaatacacccccccccccccccacagtacTACCCACTTATTCTGCAGTCAGATGTGGATCACGTACATTGTAGATAACCGCTGACCAGCTCTGTCCaattaaattagataaaaaGGTAAAGAGTATCTCATTAagtaactttgtttttatttagtttaaagttGTCCAGTTGACAACTTGAAATACAGATGGTTGCAGTCTACTATCGATTATGTGTTTGTCCAAACTGACATTATAATGCttaaaatacaagaaaaataaaaatggacaaagaaagtaaaatgcattttgttttgttgttgaaaactaaataaaaactaaataaataaatagaagcaattctgtccgtcctgggagtgggatccctcacatgtggctctctctaatgtttctacgttctttttaacctgttaaaagtattttttttgtagtttttccttactcttgttgagggttaagggcagaggttGTCCTTGTTAAAGCCTTATGAGACAAATTATGATATGTGAATATGgcctatacaaataaaatttgattgattgattgatagatggGGCATAAGGTGTCCCAGAAGCGGCTTCTACAAATACGTCTTGACTACAACTGGACATCTGACAATGGTTATCCAAAACATGTAGCTTTAGAGTAGGACTAGGAGCTTTTAGTGAGAGTATTGGCAAGATGGTTTGGATAATTCTGTGTCTAGCTTTATGCTACAAAAGCTCAGACACAGCCAAACAATGGGGATCTTTATgaatatattgttattatgtCCTTATTATCATGTCATTAACGCTGATATTGGTGAGTGAACTGACACCAGAGCTTACATGGTCTCTTGTGTTGATAGTTATTTCATTAATAGTACATCCCTACAgttaataaatattataaaaatattaataataataataattagggcAGTGAGCAGcactgtgtgttcatgtaaatcaaattaaaatgtaaaacaaggcttacttcctgttactagtaggtggcgctatcacTATCactacatacagactaatagatctgttcaggtcggGGCTCTGATGAAGTTTGAGTAATTTGGGGCTgattggacaatgcacagtggagttatgataACTTTGTCTCCTTTGGGAGCGGCGGTGGACGATTGGTAGAAAAGACGGACATCAGACTGGAAGGTTCGAGACCATGGACTGACAAAAACATACCTGGATATGGACCAGACCTGGATCTGTTCAAGTCCAAGAGGACTCTCCCTACCCCACTGTCTAAGTGCCCCtgactcccccaacatctgctccccgggcaccGTCCATGGCTTCCCACTGcgtgttcactgtgtgtgttgtgtactgctgtgttcacacggatgggtcaaaagcagaggacaaatttcccaTGTGCGGCACACGTGTCcatgtgggcatgtgtgtgggtCCAATAAAAGATATCCAATAAaggaatcttgaatcttgaatcttgattcTTGATCTGTGACGAAGGATCAAACTTTCACGCCACTGTCGGTCACCCCGTGTGACATACACTAaaacttttaatatttttaatctcAATGGAGTTAACATTACACTTCctatattaaatgattaaaaacagcCACTTAATCCATAATGGCAGACTTCcagtttggtctagcatatcaTCCAGGAGAGGTTTTTTTCGTAATGATATGTAACATGTCCCtactgattttttttcatgtcaGTTAATTGTGGTGCTAGGGCTGCTCTTTAGGGGGCGCTATTCAGCTTTTTTGAGGCCAAAAGCTTCTAATGTACTAAGCAAAGCTTTATTGTGCAGAGTCCTTCTCCTCATTGGTTCTAACCCTTCTCTTCCCAtatctctcctccacctctccaggAATGTTCTCCCTATGCAGCTCACCTCTTTGATGCAGAGGACCCGAGCACCCCAGTCCACACCATCCCTGGCCTCTGTCAGGACCACTGCTTCCAGTTTTGGGAAAAGTGCAGCTCTTCCATCCCCTTCCTGTCAGATGACCCACACATAGCCAAAGTCAAAGAAGACCAGGCACTTTTCTGCCAGTATGTTGGGCTAGGCGACTTGGACTACTGCTACCCACACCTCCTTAGCAACCAAAAGCTCACTCAGAATCTGGGTCGAGTTCAGTCAGACTCAGATGgctgtctgcagctgtgtctgGAAGAAGTGGCCAACGGTCTGCGGAACCCACTAGCCATGGTCCATGCTAACGACGGCACACATCGTTTTTTTGTGGCAGAACAGGTGGGCTTGGTATGGACTTACCTTCCTGACCGGTCCAAATTGCTGAGGCCATTTTTGAACATTACCAAGGCAGTGTTAACATCATCATGGGAAGGGGACGAGAGAGGCTTTCTAGGACTCACTTTTCACCCCAAGTACAAGTACAATGGAAAGCTGTATGTGTATTACTCAGTGGAGGTGGGTTTTGATGAAAGGATCAGGATCAGTGAGTTCCGTGTATCTGCCAATGACATGAATTTAGTGGATCACACCTCTGAGCGGTAAGTATGTACAGTAGATCCAAGTAAGATAATGGCAATAGGTTTTGAGTGATCTGACACATTAACAACAATACATGCACCATACAAATGAACTCAAATAGGGAGTCATACCTGGTCATATCTGTCTTGTCCGATGTCCTTTCAGGGTTATTCTGGAGATCGATGAGCCTGCATCAAACCACAATGGAGGGCAACTGCTCTTTGCAGATGATGGTTACTTGTACATTTTCACAGGTGACGGTGGAATGGCAGGAGACCCATTTGGGAAATATGGGAATGCTCAGAACAagtaagaaaatatttgatctGAAGAACAGTCTGAAGCATAATCAATCTGATTATAGCAAATAGACCAAATTATCATGTTAAGAGATATTTTTGATGTTTCTgtcataataaatacatttatgttAATTCATGTTAATTTAGCTCTGCAGGAGCATATTCACATGACATAATTGGTCAGTTATTATATGTTTTCTATATTTCCACATCTTTTTTAGGTCAGCTCTCTTGGGTAAAGCTCTTCGCATTGATGTGGATGACAATGAGAGAGGCCCATTGTACAGAATCCCTCCAGATAACCCCTTCATACACGAACGAGGAGCTCGACCTGAGATTTATGCTTATGGTGTCCGCAATATGTGGAGGTGCTCGGTGGACCAGGGTGATCCTCGAACGAAAGAAGGAAAGGGAAGAATCTTCTGTGGGGACGTAGGCCAGAACAAGTTTGAAGAGATTGACATCATAGAGAAAGGGCGGAACTATGGCTGGAGAGCTAGAGAGGGCTTCTCCTGCTATGATAAGAAACTGTGTGCCAACAGCTCACTAGGTAAGCATTTCAATCAGATGGTTTCAAAGCATCCATGTTTACCCTTGTTCAGCATCAGACAACAGACAGTGGTCTTTAATTATGTTTCAATGGTGGTCTAAGATCAGATTCAGACCAAGACCAGGCTCAGATGCATGAGCTTTTCACCACAAACAAGGACCATGCAAGCTCCCTCCACAAATACTGATCAAATAGTCTGCCTTCTTTAGAATTCATTCAATGAACCTATATGAATTAGCActtgttatttattatattatattaatattaattaatttcctctATCCTGACTCTGCTCGCtcatttgtctctctctttttcagaCACGctgacaaacactgacacacaaggACTGACACACAACAGAGTCATCAGACATATCAGTTAACTCAGTAAACAATATCATTTGGTCTTCACCAACACAAATGACgtcatgtttatttgcatagAGAGGGTTGAAGTGAGTTCCGATCATAACTATTGAAAGCTCTTCCATTATTGCATTTGTGGATACTCGTGTGCAATGCGCATGTGCGTACACACCCACTTGCACGAATGTATCATCAATCCATGGTTATCGAGCTGCTGGTGGCTGATCAAAAATTTTTAGCATATCACCCAATACTTTTTTACAATAATATTTGTTCATATATCAGTCCTTATCTGCAAGTGCACCAAACCCCTCCCTAAACTGGACATATCTCTTTAGAAACAACAATGCTAATAATACATCACTGTTATTCAGACAAAATCTTGTTAAAGAAATGGCTTGGCATTAAAGCAGGAGGGCAAATCCATTTCAAAACCTGAATTAGACGTCTTTTGTTCTGATAGGTCAActttaaaagagaaataaatgaacTGATTTTATCTTGACTTAAAAACAACCGGCAAAGAACCATGACCTTTGGTCACTGGACAACCCCACTAAACAGCATTCCTTGTAGGCCTATCTAGCTGAGGAAAAACCCCAGTGATACCAATAATGacctttagattttttttttaacagatgaTGTCCTGCCTATTTATGCATATTCGCACAAGATGGGAAAATCAGTAACTGGAGGTTACGTATACCGCGGTTGTGAAAACCCCAACCTGAATGGCATGTACATATTTGGAGACTTCATGAGCGGGTAAGATTAATGTGGTAAATATCCTATTTTGTTAGCACAATAATACCAACTTTTATCTTTGTGTTGAAAACAGCAACTAGCAGACtttgacaaattaaaaataatgggATATCAGACCTAATCCTGAAGAGAACTTGTTGTTTGTTAGACAACTCCCTGATCTGCATTTGATGATTTCAGAAATGGCACAAGTCTGTGCAGCAAAGCTTCTATAATCAGAAAGATTTTGGTAGACATGCCACAGTGAATTCATTCGACAATTATACTGCATGATTACCTTGATCTTTATCCAGTAAAAAGTgccccaccaccccacccccactgcTTGCCAGAGCCAGATGTAGTCTTGAATTTACTGTGAAATACAACATAAGGAAACAACACTGTAGGGGCTGGAACATACATGTTGGTTCAATTAATaattcacagaaaaaaacaatatgattaATTGTTTCATCTCTTTTTTGTCAATTACACAAGTGCTTTTCCTCAGGTACTGTACTTACAGTAAGTACTGCTGTGACATACCTGCACTTTACTTAATTTTATGCCAATTAATACTTTTACATTTATGCAATtcagatagaaatattttccttcatactttaTTCCATCTGATTACTGGAGTTTGTTTGTAGATTAACATTTCAAATGCTGTACACAAACAAAGTTAGGATGGTGACAATAGTGAAGCCTATTTCAGGTAGAATTTCTATTTTCAATTTTCTTGAttaggatgtttttctttattcagaGCAGAAATCCCTTACTTTTCTTACTTTAAGAATCCCACCTCTGCTTACATAAACTGATGTAGTTGTAGTAATGCAGggagtattttgaaatgaatgtgTTCCTGTCCTAGGCGTTTGATGAGTCTTCAggaggacagaaacacagggCAGTGGAAATACAACGAGATCTGTATGGGGATGGGCCGGACTTGCGCCTTCCCTGGACTCATAAACAGCTACCACCAGTACATCATCTCCTTTGCTGAGGATGAAGCTGGTAATGCATgggcacatgcacacaagctCTAACCTCTGATACTGAATCTGCAGTGTTCTTTCTACACCAGTTGAGACTTGTGTAATGTCCTCTTGATTtactgatgtgtttttctttccatcagGCGAGCTGTACTTCATGTCCACTGGAATACCAAGTGCTACGTCACCTTCAGGAGTCGTTTATAAAGTGGTGGATCCCTCAAGGTGACCAACATAACCATTATATAGTTTCATATTTCACCATTAGACAAAGAAATCCTCTGTAACGTGGCATAACCAGTAACTGCTCATTGTGAATTGAGAATTTCACAATTCTGCAGTTTTGTCCCCGCTTGTAAGTCATGGATATGTAAGACACGCACCTGTTCATAATAACAAACACTGGCATCTCATTCCACTCAGCAGGCTCAATGGATGTGCAGTATCATGATCACACTTGGATGTGATAGTTCTGTCTTTTCTCAGCAGTGGTGAAATAATGTTCTCAAACTTTGTGCTAAATGTGGAGGTCATACTGCCTGTATCTGGGTTTAGAGAAGGAAAATGAAGCAGTGTTGGCAGCAGTGTGAAAGGTCTGCCATACTAAATCTCTCCTTCCAGACGTTGCTTCAGACAGCTTTGGTTTGGTTCTGTATTTCTCTCAGCAGCAGATGGTTGTGTTACCTCATTTACTATAGCTCATTTCAACTGTTCCTCATTTCTGTCTACATAAAGGAAGGCTACTCAAAGtaacaatgtaaaaaacattgtaTTTGTCCTGCAGCTTGTATCTTATACGCAGCAATACtttatatatctgttttttCAAGACGTGCTCCACCGAGACAGTGTCACTACAACCCTCTTCCTGTCAGAGTAAAAAGTCATCTCATCAAATTTGTTCCCCAGGAATGTGAGTCCACCAACAAAACACCTGACACTGAATTAAAAAAGAATATTGTTTTGACATTGTTTGTATTCATATTGGGTCTTGTGCTTTTCTGTTGTCTCTCCATTAGCTTTGATTGGAGTTGAGCCATCAAGCGAAAAAATCCCAGAGCAACAACCCACAGAATCACATGACTGGCTCCAAGAGCTTATTGACCATCTAGGTGAACCAGGACCACACCTGGCCACACCTCTACCAACGACCACCAAACCACCCAGACAATCAAGACGGAAAGGTCAGCGCAGGAAGGAAAAATCCAGAGTAGAAACTGCACCAGAGCTCCAGAGTGGAATGGTAAGGCTGGTTGGAGACGAACAAGGTCGCGATGACCGTGGACGAGTGGAGATCTACATTAACAGGGAGTGGGGCACTGTGTGTGACGACCTATGGACCACCAAGAATGCTGCTGTGGTTTGCCGGCAGCTAGGCTTCCAATACGCTCTGAAAGCAGCCAAGAACTCAGAGTTTGGTGAGGGGACTGATCTGCGGATTCTTCTGGATGATGTTCAGTGTGAAGGGACAGAGTCCAGCCTGCTGGACTGCAAACACGCCGGCGTTGGGACAAATAACTGTGCCCACTATGAAGATGCCGGAGTGATTTGTGGCAACTCAGACTATGTTGTTGAAGTCTAAAAGTATGACTACTATAGAGTCGGAGCTAACTATGATTAACACTAAACCTATTTTCTTAAAAATACAGCATCAATTTAACACTGTCATAAACAGGTATTAAGAGAACTTTTCACATTCCCATAAATGAGCTGTTATTCTTTGATGACATCCAACGCTGTTTATCCAAGCTCTTCCATCACTAATGTCTTCTACTTGTCTGCAGAGGCACTTTGCAAATTTTACCCAACCgtaaataaatattatcaaAAGTTTCTATTAGACAgactttaatgtttaatttgaatgtatgtttAGCATTGATTTATTACAGTTACATATTAGACAGAGTAGTCCTAATGTGTTGAATGTTCGCCACCTATTGAATTACTGTATTGTTTTATCCTGAGGTTACCATGTTGGTATGTGATTTTAATAAAAGCTTAAATTCTAGTCTCTACTGATGTTCTCAACTATTACTTTACGGAAGAGAAGCTGTTGTATAGCACACTCTATACTGATACAACTAAGTAATGATTAGACATGAGACCGTGATGGAAATAACGTGCATTCACTACTGTGTGTTTCACAGGACAAAAATACCCAGCATTCAATGCGGGTAAACATTACGGATGCCCCGAGGGAACAAAGTTAATTGAATATCAATACACAACATTCCTCCCCCTTTACTTTAAATTCACCATAAGTAAAAGTAATATTCACTTTATTGATTATTCTTTTATAAAAGTCTTAAACCTTAAagaaactttcttttctttttaatacaaCAGTCCCTTTTACTTTAACAATGttacaaaataacatttaacaaattaacataATAACATTTCCTGAACTAGGGAAAGAGGGTAGACTGCCTCAATTCCCAGACTTAACCCTGGGGCGTATTCTGCCCAACTGTTGGAGGTTATTCTCTAGACTACATGTTCAATCTGTCAGGGGATGGTGTCTGGGGTGCATCAGTACCCTGAGTAGGCACACCCACTGGTGCAGGTGAGTAGGGAACACTTTCCCTGTTTTCAGGTGGCTGCAGTGGATGTTCAGATGATGGCTCAaaactagagatgagccggatactcggctgaaacgagtatccggtacggataaagcattTTGCCAAGTACgattataatacgagtaatcggagtcattatctgtgctcggactgaatgaaaatcctcacacagcgtcacagcggtcctcccgtcacacacggctctgctcactcactcacagaacagctctctgtctctcagtcactcaggttcactgcgcatcgggactgttccataggctcagtcaaggaagcagaaatgattcgttcatttcccgactgggtcttcgggtacgagtctttggaaaatttttcacgagacctgcactggctcagtagaggagcgctggagatgcgagggacgttcactgtctcccggagaaatgaacactctgtgtttttagtttagaaagacgtgaattatatttgttcacaagtcatattgactggttttgttattttcactttacatttacacttactttacagtaaagtaaacctctattaaatacagtacaacatgacagtttgcagaggtgggaccaagtcatttttttgcaagtcccaagtaagtctcaagtctttgccctcaagtcccgagtcaagtcccaagtcaagacaggcaagtcccgagtcaagtccaaagtcaagactgacaagtctcaagtcaagtccaagtcctgcagtttgagtttcgagtcctttcaagtccttttgattacagagtaataatatatttacacagatcatgtatgcttttaaaatctgtatttctttattaaaactTGTGGGAgccgctcctatgcagtgcaaaaaaggacaacggctcataaatccaatccaaaaacagttatttttcattaaaggagatctttacaaatttaagtgcaatgacattaaacatgtcaaacattaaacatttaacatgtcaacacaacatttaagaacttttgggaggacatgtcaagacatgaaccacatgacagctaaaataaaaagttaaaatgccgctgtcccactgtatatttaaacttttggttaaactttggtccatctttcgagcactagtctacaaacatcttgttgagtttgagcagcagctgattttcaaggtgagtagagctcatccgGGCTCgttttgcagtgaacagcaggcggccgaggcaggtaggccagtaggctattgagtttcaggcagtgttgtccatgaacacgttcatttttatgagaacgttgaactaaacgcaacttaatgacaaataatgaatttgaacggtaaacacgttcatattatctgaggtcaagctgaaacattacgtaatgttttccttctcctgaggagagacgctgtctaaaacgaatgcttgcaccatgtcgttgtgatcgttgttgtgtttatttgaaatgaaatgcagtcttacagggcaaaataccgtctgaaagttgcaattccgtttttcaacttttttttgttgaggggggggggctcttgcatagagccCCAAATATTCTAGGGCcacccctgtgtagcgcagtgattctctgtaaGGTGCGCTCCACCGGTgtggcgcggaggcataacaggctggcgaccgggaggagaaaatgagaggcggatctaatattctagccgaactaatgttttgacgtccgcatctctttaacggcggagcagtaaacaaatcgctctttcgccgtagccaggggtctgcaacccgcggctctgcagcccctccgcagtggatccctgtgcagtgttgtgcctgtcgcgcatatttttcgcgaacagtgaactttacgatcagttttcatatgttgaatgtgcacgttagggaacgtcatccactctttgcagcatctaccactgcagtgagaattgccttgcctttcgttacttgacacccctgacgcacacatacacaatgaaagatgcagagcgttccttaataacatactttttaatctttgggttttggggaaaggagcaagtcttatcaagtcaaaaggctcaagtccaagtgaagtcacgagtcattgatgtccaagtccaagtcgagttgcaagtctctttacattttgtcaagtcgagtctaaagtcatcaaattcatgactcgagtctgactcgagtccaagtcatgtgactcgagtccacacctctgacagtttgtatggtttgaaattgtcatttattatcacactggcatttaattatcacggcaaacaattacactgaactaaactttaagtgttaatgtaaagtgaaaataacaaaaccagtctgtatgacttgtgaacgaatataattcacgtctttacatactaaaaacacagagtgttcatttctccgggagacagtgaacgtccctcgcatctcacacacacacacacacacacacacacacacacacacacacacacacacacccacctggtgtggaaataaatttaaaaaaaataaaaataaaaaaatcataaaaaaatttcaaagttaaaaaagaaagttatgttgaaccagcccccttccgggttaaatcacacccacttccgggttaggccccgcccactccgagtacggatacggatacggataattcatatggttaacagatacagatacagataatgctgtactcgctcatccctactcAAAACCATGGAATGGCTCCAGTAGCTGTTCTGGGTTTGCCATTTGACCTGAGTCATCACTGAGGTTGGTTCCTGACAACAGTTGATCCACGTGTCTCCTCCAGATGATGTTCTCTGGTCTTAGAACTGTGTAGGACACAGGGCCTGTTTGTGCGACAACTGTTGCTTGTATCCACTTTGGACCTTTGCAGTAGTTCCGAGCAAGAACTCTCTCACCAGATCTGAAGCTTCTGTCTTTTGCTTTGCTCCGTCTCTCCACCTGTGCTCTCTGTTGTGTCTGTACGACCTGCTTAGTCTTCAGTGATCTCAGAAGGTCAAGTCGTGTGCGAAGCTGTCTTTTCAACATGGCTTACGCGGGGGCCACTTTGGTTGTAGCATGGGGGGTGTTTCTGTAGGTCAACAGGAAGGTGCTTAGGCGCTTGTTGAGCGATCCGTTTCCTTGTGATGATTTTAGAGCTTGCTTCATCGTCTGCACAAATCTTTCCGCTAGGCCGTTCGTGGCGGGATGATAGGGAGCTGACTTGATGTGCGGAATTCCGAATCCAAAGCGACTGAAGATGGACCGTAGCTCTTCGATGGTTCTCCCTGATGAAGTGCTCTTCATTATGGCGACCTCTGGTCATTTGCTATGTGCCTCAACTACGACTAAGAACATACCATCCTCCAGTGGACCTGCAAAGTCTATGTGGACTCTCTGCCAAGGCTCCTCTGGGAAGACCCATGGGTGTAGTGGCGCTAGCTGAGGCATGTTTCTCATCTTTTGACATGCAGAACATGACCTGGCCCTGTCTTCGATAGCTGCGTCTAAGCCTGGCCACCAAAAGTAGCTGTGCGCCATCTCCTTCATTTGCACCATGCCACAGTGCCCTGAATGGAGTTCCTCAAGCACCTGCTTTCTCAGTGGTGGCGGGATGATGACTCGAAAACCCAATAACAAGCATCCAGCCTGAACTGTGAGCTCATTCCTCCTCACCAGGTAAGGCTTTAGGCTGTCTGCCAGCTCTTTCTCTCCCATGAGTGACAATGTCCATGACCTCAGACATCGCTGGGTCAGTGCGGGTGAACTTCTTCACATGGGCCAAGGTAACTGGGGCATTGCTCACTTCCTTGAAGTAGAAGATTTTAGCCTCGGAGTGCTTGGTGTGTGAGACAGGTAAGGGAAGCCTTCAGAGGCCGTCTGCATTACAGTGCTGCTCAGCTCTTCCGTACTTGATGTCATACTGGTGAGCAGACAACAGTAATGCCCATCGCTGCGAGCGATGGAATTCCAGTGTGTGGACCAAAGATGGAGGTGAGTGGTCTATGGTCTGTGAGCAGCGTGAATCGTTTTCCGAACAGAAACTGATGGAATTTCTTTACTCTGAAGATTATAGAGAGTGCTTCACGCTTTATTTGTGCATACTTGCTCTCTGCTTTGCTTAAAGTCCGTGATGCGAAAGCCATTGCCCTTTCTTCACCTGATGGCATTATGTGTGAGATCACAGCACCAACACCATACGGCAATGTGTCACACGCTAACTGTAATGGCAAGTTGGGGTTGAAGTGGGTGAGGGCTTTTGAATGGACTAAGGCTCTTTTAGCTTCCTTAAAAGCTTCCTCACATCTGTCTTACCATTTCCACTGTGTGGTTTTGTTCAAAAGTTCATGCAGTGGTTTTAGCATGTTTGATAGGTTCGGCACAAACTTTGCGTAGTACGTCAGTAGTCCCAAGAATGATCGCAGCTGACTCACATTTTGTGGGGATGGAGCTTCCTCGAAAGCTTTTACCTTAGATGGTGCCTTGTGCAGCCCAGCACCGTCGATAATGTGGCCCAGGTCCTCAACTGAAGACTGGAAAAACTCAAATTTGTCCGTCCGGACCCGCAGTCCGTACTCCTCCAGTCTCTGTAGTGCGGCGTCAAGGTTTCTCAGGTGCTCCTGTTCGTCTTTACCAGTGATGATAAGGTCATCGAGGTAACACTGGACACCGGCATGCATCTGACGATAGGCCTGACATAAGTCTATCTTACTGCATTTCTGTCCTCCAGCTAAACCAGCAAACAGATCGTCAATGAAGGGTAATGGATACTGTTCAGCTGTCAAGACAGGGTTAACAGTGACTTTGAAGTCGCCACAAAGTCTGATGGATCTGTCTTTCTTCATGACTGGAACAACTGGTGTAGCCCATTCACTAACACTTACTGGGTCCAGTACTTCACTCTTGACTAGTTTGTCTAGTTCAGCTTCAACTTTTGGCTTTATGGTATATGGGACAGGCCTGGCTTTGAAGCATTTGGGCTTGCTGTTTGGTTTCACTGTCAATTTAACTGTTAAGTCCTTAATTCTACCAAGTTCTCCCTTGAACACTTCAGCATGTTTCCTCAATATTCATTGTAGGTTTATGTCCTCAACTTTTGCAACCATATGAATTTGCTGCCAGTTTAATTTGATCTTTTCCAGCCACGTGCCTGACTAGCAAAGCTGGCTAACTGCCCCTCACAATGTAGAGTGGTAGCTTTACCTTCTGTTTGTTGAGCTTCACTGTTAGTCACGATTCCTCTCACTGGTACAGTCTCACCAGTGTACGTTTTCAGCGTGATCTTCGTTGGCTGTGGTATGAGCTGATGTAGTTTCTCCTTGTATACAACCATAGACACCAAGGATACAGCTGCTACTGTGTCCACTTGCATCCGTACTGCTTTTCCATCCA
This Limanda limanda chromosome 12, fLimLim1.1, whole genome shotgun sequence DNA region includes the following protein-coding sequences:
- the hhipl1 gene encoding HHIP-like protein 1, translating into MTGVGAKCTQEAACARLAPPWSPLLAKMRRCDRKTLRPLWLSPIGVLCFSMLWFAPVMLHPQCLDFKPPFRPLRELEFCVMYKEFGCCDYQKDQDLKARFYQVMDHFDYYGYANCAGFVLELLCQECSPYAAHLFDAEDPSTPVHTIPGLCQDHCFQFWEKCSSSIPFLSDDPHIAKVKEDQALFCQYVGLGDLDYCYPHLLSNQKLTQNLGRVQSDSDGCLQLCLEEVANGLRNPLAMVHANDGTHRFFVAEQVGLVWTYLPDRSKLLRPFLNITKAVLTSSWEGDERGFLGLTFHPKYKYNGKLYVYYSVEVGFDERIRISEFRVSANDMNLVDHTSERVILEIDEPASNHNGGQLLFADDGYLYIFTGDGGMAGDPFGKYGNAQNKSALLGKALRIDVDDNERGPLYRIPPDNPFIHERGARPEIYAYGVRNMWRCSVDQGDPRTKEGKGRIFCGDVGQNKFEEIDIIEKGRNYGWRAREGFSCYDKKLCANSSLDDVLPIYAYSHKMGKSVTGGYVYRGCENPNLNGMYIFGDFMSGRLMSLQEDRNTGQWKYNEICMGMGRTCAFPGLINSYHQYIISFAEDEAGELYFMSTGIPSATSPSGVVYKVVDPSRRAPPRQCHYNPLPVRVKSHLIKFVPQESLIGVEPSSEKIPEQQPTESHDWLQELIDHLGEPGPHLATPLPTTTKPPRQSRRKGQRRKEKSRVETAPELQSGMVRLVGDEQGRDDRGRVEIYINREWGTVCDDLWTTKNAAVVCRQLGFQYALKAAKNSEFGEGTDLRILLDDVQCEGTESSLLDCKHAGVGTNNCAHYEDAGVICGNSDYVVEV